The Solibacillus sp. FSL W7-1436 genome window below encodes:
- a CDS encoding GNAT family N-acetyltransferase, which translates to MVIKIEEAKEQHYIEVNRLVRQGHDEHVQGDSAVFQEVESVMPEEYYLQLLEQEQSTVLIAREENKIIGFAVISIEASPDFPSLVNRRYAYIHDFGVDQSSKRKGIGSLLFEACLEWAKEMNVDKVELNVWEFNEEAIAFYRKHSMETISRKMRLAIR; encoded by the coding sequence ATGGTTATCAAAATAGAAGAAGCAAAGGAACAACACTATATAGAAGTAAATCGTTTAGTAAGGCAAGGACATGACGAGCATGTACAAGGGGATAGTGCGGTATTCCAGGAAGTCGAGAGTGTTATGCCAGAAGAATATTATTTGCAGTTGCTTGAGCAAGAGCAAAGTACCGTATTAATAGCAAGGGAAGAAAATAAAATAATAGGATTTGCTGTCATTAGTATAGAAGCTTCTCCGGATTTCCCTTCATTAGTTAATAGGAGGTATGCATACATTCATGATTTTGGTGTAGACCAGTCATCCAAAAGAAAAGGGATTGGATCGCTGCTTTTTGAAGCTTGTTTAGAGTGGGCGAAAGAAATGAATGTTGATAAAGTGGAGTTAAATGTATGGGAATTCAATGAAGAGGCCATCGCTTTTTATAGAAAGCATTCTATGGAAACCATAAGCAGAAAGATGAGGTTGGCTATTAGATAG
- a CDS encoding NCS2 family permease, whose protein sequence is MKKYFEFDKLGTNYRREILGGFTTFLAMAYILVVNPSILTLSDIEGLPDALRMDYGAVFVATAVSAAIGCFIMGIVARYPLALAPGLGLNAFFAYTVVLTNGSPWQHALAAVFVSGVFFLLLTITGLREKLINAIPMELKIAVGAGIGLFVSFIGLKNAGIIVASDATVVGLGNLHDGEVLLAIFGIILTVIFLVRGMKAGVFIAMAITAIVGMFIGLVDLPSQVVSAPPSVEPTFGKLFSAFTDPEFYSLTMVSVILSFLFVDFFDNAGTLMAVANQAGFVKNNKLPRAGKALISDSIASISGSIFGTSTVTSYVESSAGVGAGARTGFASIVTGICFLLALFLSPVLSVVTNAVTAPALIVVGILMVSSLGQIEWNKFEVAVPAFFTMLMMPLTSSIATGLAVGFVFYPLTMVLKGKAKEVSPIMYIFAVLFLIYLGTVGSM, encoded by the coding sequence ATGAAAAAGTATTTCGAGTTCGATAAACTTGGAACAAATTATCGCCGGGAGATTTTAGGTGGTTTTACAACTTTCTTGGCAATGGCTTACATTTTAGTAGTAAACCCTAGCATTTTAACGCTATCAGATATTGAAGGTTTACCAGATGCATTACGCATGGATTATGGTGCAGTATTTGTGGCAACAGCTGTTTCAGCAGCAATTGGATGTTTCATCATGGGGATTGTTGCAAGATACCCATTAGCTTTGGCGCCAGGTCTTGGCTTGAACGCATTCTTTGCTTACACAGTGGTCTTAACAAACGGAAGTCCTTGGCAACACGCTTTGGCTGCAGTATTTGTATCAGGTGTATTCTTCTTACTTTTAACAATTACAGGATTACGTGAAAAATTAATCAACGCCATCCCGATGGAACTTAAAATTGCCGTTGGTGCTGGTATCGGATTATTCGTATCGTTCATCGGTTTAAAAAATGCCGGCATTATCGTTGCAAGTGATGCAACAGTTGTCGGTTTAGGCAACTTACATGATGGTGAAGTATTACTAGCAATTTTTGGTATTATTCTTACAGTCATTTTCTTAGTTCGTGGAATGAAAGCTGGCGTATTTATTGCAATGGCGATTACTGCAATTGTGGGGATGTTTATTGGTTTAGTTGATTTACCATCACAAGTTGTATCGGCACCACCAAGTGTTGAACCAACTTTCGGTAAATTATTCTCGGCATTCACTGATCCTGAGTTCTACTCGCTAACAATGGTATCGGTTATTCTATCATTCTTATTCGTAGACTTCTTTGACAACGCAGGTACTTTAATGGCTGTTGCCAACCAAGCAGGATTTGTTAAAAACAATAAATTACCTCGTGCAGGTAAAGCATTGATCTCAGATTCAATCGCATCTATTTCAGGTTCGATCTTTGGTACTTCAACAGTAACATCTTATGTAGAATCTTCAGCAGGGGTTGGAGCAGGCGCACGAACAGGTTTCGCTTCAATCGTTACAGGTATCTGTTTCTTGTTGGCTCTATTTTTATCACCAGTATTAAGTGTTGTAACAAACGCAGTTACTGCACCGGCATTAATCGTTGTAGGTATTTTAATGGTATCTTCTCTCGGACAGATCGAGTGGAATAAATTCGAAGTAGCTGTACCAGCATTCTTCACAATGTTAATGATGCCATTAACATCGTCAATCGCAACAGGTCTTGCAGTAGGTTTCGTATTTTATCCGTTAACAATGGTGTTGAAAGGTAAAGCAAAAGAAGTAAGTCCGATTATGTATATTTTCGCAGTACTCTTCCTGATCTATTTAGGTACTGTCGGTTCAATGTAG
- a CDS encoding DUF2382 domain-containing protein, producing the protein METNNNKLYGIYDNEAELQAEMDRLRAQGYGEEDMYIVSNRNDQLSMYRNSKGYGTNTDGYDTDHNEGSWWDRFKAFMMGEDLVRDQHFTQMGISEDERNRYYDELQAGKYLLYVDRDYGTYFDEGTKNYGVNNHYERDYEKTDEERLALHEERLQVDKKRVQTGEVQVDKHVVEEQQTVEVPVEHEEVYVERRPVNEDTTLNANGKLHDGITHAYEEEGKIHIPVTEEQVEVTKKDVVTEEIVVGKRKVTDTETVSDTVRREEADIKDTTNTTNHLNDLDNLDDDPLKRTNRGL; encoded by the coding sequence ATGGAAACGAATAATAACAAATTATATGGTATTTATGACAATGAAGCGGAATTACAGGCAGAAATGGATCGCCTTCGTGCACAAGGCTACGGTGAGGAAGATATGTATATCGTATCGAATCGCAATGATCAGTTATCGATGTACCGAAACTCAAAAGGGTACGGCACTAACACAGACGGTTATGACACTGATCATAACGAAGGTTCTTGGTGGGACCGCTTTAAAGCATTCATGATGGGCGAAGATTTAGTACGTGACCAGCACTTTACACAAATGGGCATCTCTGAGGATGAACGAAACCGTTATTATGATGAATTACAGGCAGGGAAATATTTATTGTATGTAGATAGAGACTACGGTACTTATTTTGATGAAGGTACTAAAAATTATGGCGTGAATAATCATTATGAGCGTGATTATGAGAAAACGGATGAAGAACGTTTAGCGCTTCACGAAGAACGTCTGCAAGTAGATAAAAAACGTGTACAGACAGGTGAAGTGCAAGTTGACAAACATGTAGTCGAAGAGCAGCAAACTGTTGAGGTACCGGTAGAACATGAAGAAGTCTATGTGGAAAGACGTCCGGTTAATGAGGACACAACTCTTAATGCAAATGGGAAACTTCATGATGGTATCACGCATGCCTATGAAGAAGAGGGTAAAATCCATATCCCTGTAACAGAAGAACAAGTTGAAGTTACGAAGAAAGATGTCGTTACGGAAGAAATCGTAGTCGGCAAACGAAAAGTAACGGATACTGAAACTGTTTCGGACACGGTACGCCGTGAAGAGGCGGATATTAAAGATACGACTAATACTACGAATCATTTAAATGACTTAGATAATCTGGATGATGATCCGTTAAAACGAACAAATCGCGGATTATAA
- the guaA gene encoding glutamine-hydrolyzing GMP synthase: protein MVSTPLLKEQEKIVVLDFGSQFNQLITRRIREFGVFSELHPHTITAEEIKEMNAVGIVFSGGPNSVYDESAFRVDPAIFELGLPILGICYGMQLMAHTHGGKVEGAATREYGKAEINITSDNKLFADLPKDQVVWMSHGDHVTAVPEGFEVIATSPACSIAAMADASRKFYAVQFHPEVRHSVYGNDLLKNFVFNVCEAKGDWSMANFIEIEIAKIREQVGDKQVLCALSGGVDSSVVAVLIHKAIGDQLTCMFVDHNLNRKGEVEQVMKTFTEDFDMKLIKIDARERFMNKLAGVSDPEQKRKIIGNEFIYVFDEESSKLKDMDFLAQGTLYTDIIESGTATAQTIKSHHNVGGLPEDMKFELIEPLNTLFKDEVRALGLELGLPEEVVWRQPFPGPGLGIRVLGEVTEEKLEIVREADYILREEIKKAGLERDIWQYFAVLPDIRSVGVMGDGRTYDYAIGIRGVTSIDGMTSDWARIPYDVLEKISVRIVNEVKHVNRVLYDITSKPPATIEWE, encoded by the coding sequence ATAGTGTCAACTCCTTTGTTAAAAGAGCAAGAAAAGATTGTCGTTCTTGATTTCGGTAGTCAGTTCAACCAATTAATCACTCGTCGTATTCGTGAATTCGGTGTATTCTCGGAATTACATCCACATACGATTACTGCTGAAGAAATTAAAGAAATGAATGCTGTAGGTATCGTATTTTCAGGTGGTCCAAATTCTGTATATGATGAATCGGCATTCCGTGTAGATCCAGCTATTTTTGAATTAGGTTTACCGATATTAGGTATTTGTTATGGCATGCAGTTAATGGCCCACACACATGGCGGTAAAGTGGAAGGCGCGGCAACTCGTGAATACGGGAAAGCTGAAATTAACATTACTTCGGATAATAAATTATTTGCGGACTTACCAAAAGATCAAGTTGTATGGATGAGCCATGGTGACCATGTAACAGCGGTACCAGAAGGTTTTGAAGTAATTGCGACAAGCCCGGCATGTTCGATTGCAGCAATGGCTGATGCTTCTCGTAAATTTTATGCAGTACAATTCCACCCGGAAGTACGCCACTCTGTATACGGAAATGATTTACTGAAAAACTTCGTATTCAATGTTTGTGAAGCTAAAGGCGACTGGTCTATGGCGAACTTCATTGAAATCGAAATTGCGAAAATCCGTGAACAAGTTGGGGATAAACAAGTGCTTTGTGCATTATCGGGCGGAGTTGATTCATCTGTAGTAGCAGTATTAATCCACAAAGCAATCGGTGACCAATTAACTTGTATGTTCGTGGATCACAACTTGAACCGTAAAGGCGAAGTTGAGCAAGTTATGAAAACTTTCACTGAAGATTTCGATATGAAACTGATCAAAATCGATGCGCGTGAACGTTTCATGAATAAACTTGCAGGTGTTTCCGATCCTGAACAAAAACGTAAAATTATCGGTAACGAGTTCATCTACGTATTTGATGAAGAATCATCAAAGCTGAAAGATATGGACTTCCTAGCGCAAGGTACGCTTTACACAGATATTATCGAGTCTGGTACGGCAACTGCCCAAACAATTAAATCACACCACAATGTTGGTGGGTTACCGGAAGATATGAAGTTTGAATTAATCGAACCTTTAAATACACTATTCAAAGACGAAGTACGCGCTTTAGGTCTAGAATTAGGTCTGCCTGAAGAAGTTGTATGGCGTCAGCCTTTCCCGGGTCCTGGATTAGGTATCCGTGTACTTGGTGAAGTAACAGAAGAAAAACTGGAAATCGTTCGTGAAGCAGACTATATCCTGCGCGAAGAAATCAAAAAAGCTGGTCTTGAACGCGACATTTGGCAATACTTCGCTGTATTACCTGATATCCGTTCAGTAGGTGTAATGGGTGATGGCCGTACGTACGATTACGCAATCGGTATCCGTGGTGTAACATCAATCGACGGCATGACATCTGACTGGGCACGTATTCCTTACGATGTACTGGAGAAGATTTCTGTACGTATCGTAAACGAAGTGAAGCACGTAAACCGCGTGCTGTATGACATTACTTCTAAGCCACCAGCAACGATTGAGTGGGAATAG
- a CDS encoding transglutaminaseTgpA domain-containing protein, with protein sequence MRRSTAEKVELAIFYFIVFLILREWLVPVMELTDTGYFMQFVWFVALCLFLGIFSLPFIVNWLIKLAYITWFIVSVYKDEVLTTMQFLSGELKYNLDILLAGEWIYVSDPFRTSLFFVLIWMLIYLIQHWVSVRYSIYYFLVLTVFFIGTLDTFTDYDGTAAIIKVMLLGLVLTSLLFIKRLMQAAEMQKDWINYLKYATPIIIFVMMAGIVATLMPKAEPQWSDPVPYVKSIAGIGGNGSQSVATVGYGENDEQLGGPFAGDNTLIYEIKTPIRQYWRVETKDVYTSKGWEQSNDESEQQTLQLSDPLPLSIEPGSEEPQSVEVQAISEEYLFLLQAYGVTSYDLNGMHTGLRYNTGNEKILPLIDSDVIAPASYEMTFQQPEYSYVALKETLSSTGSNPRYLQLPDNLPQRVTDLAHEITDTYDSVYDKARAIEGYFARSGFQYETTNVQIPSADQDYVDQFLFETRLGYCDNFSTSMVVMLRSIGIQARWVKGFSSGERIGSQDGTFTYQVTNNDAHSWVEAYIDGIGWMPFEPTIGFSNPMNIDYDIDFEAPEEEQLPEMEEPEAPKPELEEQDTDKQSTNGTSGMDWSKFKWVLYVLLALVLIGLIIAWRKRGKWQPKLAVQMNRSKLEKTATFEEAYFVLLKQLERIHLKRGQDETLQQFAMRVDRQLDTTKMSELTAFYERLIYAKQTDQMNTAEMKEIWEYLINRTSG encoded by the coding sequence ATGAGACGCAGCACAGCCGAAAAAGTAGAACTCGCTATTTTCTATTTTATTGTTTTTCTGATTTTACGAGAATGGCTAGTGCCGGTTATGGAGTTGACGGACACCGGCTACTTTATGCAGTTTGTATGGTTCGTAGCGCTTTGTTTATTTCTCGGTATTTTTTCACTGCCTTTTATTGTTAACTGGCTCATTAAACTGGCGTACATTACGTGGTTCATTGTCAGTGTGTATAAAGATGAAGTATTGACGACGATGCAATTTTTGTCTGGAGAACTGAAATATAATTTGGATATACTGCTTGCGGGAGAGTGGATTTATGTAAGTGACCCATTCCGGACAAGCCTGTTTTTCGTATTGATATGGATGCTGATTTATTTAATTCAGCATTGGGTAAGTGTGCGCTACAGCATTTACTATTTCCTGGTGCTTACAGTATTTTTCATCGGGACACTCGATACTTTTACAGATTACGATGGTACAGCAGCGATTATTAAAGTAATGCTGCTAGGTCTTGTGCTTACATCTTTGCTGTTTATAAAACGGCTTATGCAGGCAGCGGAAATGCAAAAAGACTGGATAAACTACTTGAAGTATGCAACTCCGATTATTATTTTTGTCATGATGGCAGGTATTGTTGCAACACTTATGCCGAAAGCAGAGCCGCAATGGTCGGATCCGGTACCGTATGTAAAAAGCATAGCGGGTATTGGAGGTAATGGGAGTCAGTCGGTTGCAACAGTTGGTTATGGGGAAAATGATGAGCAACTGGGTGGACCGTTTGCAGGTGACAATACGCTTATCTATGAAATAAAAACACCTATCCGCCAATATTGGCGTGTGGAGACGAAGGATGTTTATACTTCTAAAGGTTGGGAGCAATCGAATGATGAGTCAGAGCAGCAAACGCTTCAGTTATCAGATCCACTGCCGCTTTCAATCGAACCTGGAAGCGAAGAACCCCAGTCGGTGGAAGTACAGGCTATAAGTGAAGAATATTTGTTTCTGTTACAGGCCTATGGAGTTACTTCTTATGATTTAAACGGGATGCATACCGGTTTGAGATATAATACGGGCAATGAGAAAATTTTGCCGCTTATCGATAGTGATGTGATAGCGCCTGCATCATACGAAATGACCTTTCAGCAGCCGGAATACAGTTATGTAGCTCTGAAGGAAACATTATCTTCAACAGGTAGTAATCCGCGATATTTACAGCTTCCGGATAATTTGCCGCAGCGTGTAACCGATCTGGCGCATGAAATTACGGATACGTATGACAGTGTATATGACAAGGCGCGGGCAATTGAAGGTTATTTTGCACGTAGCGGTTTTCAATATGAAACGACAAATGTACAAATCCCATCGGCTGACCAGGACTATGTAGATCAGTTTTTGTTTGAAACAAGGCTTGGCTACTGTGATAACTTCTCTACTTCAATGGTTGTCATGCTGCGTTCGATAGGCATTCAGGCGCGTTGGGTAAAAGGTTTTTCAAGCGGAGAACGAATCGGTTCACAAGACGGTACGTTTACGTATCAGGTGACGAATAATGATGCCCATTCATGGGTTGAAGCGTATATTGACGGTATTGGCTGGATGCCGTTTGAGCCGACAATCGGGTTTAGCAATCCGATGAATATTGACTATGATATAGATTTTGAAGCTCCGGAAGAAGAGCAGTTACCTGAAATGGAAGAACCGGAAGCACCAAAGCCGGAGTTGGAAGAGCAAGATACAGATAAGCAGTCAACTAACGGTACAAGTGGAATGGACTGGTCAAAATTTAAATGGGTGCTGTACGTATTATTGGCACTTGTTTTGATTGGGTTAATTATTGCATGGAGAAAACGCGGAAAATGGCAACCGAAACTTGCTGTCCAAATGAACCGTTCAAAATTAGAAAAAACGGCAACATTTGAAGAGGCTTACTTTGTATTGCTGAAACAGCTGGAGCGCATTCATCTAAAACGAGGGCAGGATGAAACGCTGCAACAGTTTGCAATGCGTGTCGATCGACAGTTGGATACGACGAAAATGAGCGAGTTGACGGCGTTTTATGAGCGTCTTATCTATGCAAAACAGACCGACCAAATGAACACGGCTGAAATGAAAGAAATTTGGGAATATTTAATCAATCGTACGAGTGGTTGA
- a CDS encoding DUF58 domain-containing protein, translating into MKGIKQFLKHGGRLITVVSLLIITYCYAMFQGGFVSWFVFFTILPFLVYSILLAIIPIRFKEISRTLSKERIERGSNVQVTVTFRNTSWFPFVFMMVRELPMREEHFEKPNGNVRKLFLVGWKREFKWTYELKDLKRGEHHFRGLLFTCTDFFGWTIRNVVINHPQLFLVYPKVSDVKLLPVGMQYDQGTSQSRYSLIKDTTVATGVREYVPGDRFSWIHWKSFAKNGELRTKEFEDQKSQNTFVLIDRAVQKNFDAVVDYTASYIKKIIKKQGDVSFLSVGVDRYFTPVIKTGKQYEKVLQHLATVEPDAQFGVERLLFEEQKMMSRSVVVILTGEMTPDLQEVLNAGTKYARKIICFVVSDQKNPVPHISQNNEVHYIGMDELQRTYSEVKHA; encoded by the coding sequence ATGAAGGGAATTAAGCAGTTTCTGAAGCATGGCGGGCGTTTAATTACCGTTGTTTCGTTGCTTATTATTACGTATTGCTATGCGATGTTCCAAGGGGGCTTTGTTAGCTGGTTTGTTTTCTTCACGATTCTGCCGTTTTTGGTCTATTCGATTTTACTGGCGATAATTCCGATACGCTTTAAAGAAATATCCCGGACTTTATCGAAAGAACGAATTGAGCGTGGGAGCAATGTTCAAGTTACCGTAACATTCCGTAATACGAGCTGGTTTCCGTTCGTTTTCATGATGGTGAGAGAACTGCCGATGAGGGAGGAACATTTTGAAAAACCGAACGGAAATGTAAGAAAACTATTTTTGGTTGGATGGAAACGCGAGTTTAAGTGGACGTATGAATTGAAAGATTTAAAACGCGGGGAGCATCATTTTAGAGGATTGCTGTTTACGTGTACGGACTTTTTTGGATGGACAATACGAAATGTAGTAATAAATCATCCGCAACTATTTCTAGTATATCCGAAAGTATCGGACGTCAAATTATTGCCGGTTGGAATGCAATATGACCAAGGTACAAGTCAATCCCGCTATTCTTTGATCAAGGATACAACGGTTGCGACAGGTGTGCGCGAATATGTACCGGGTGACCGGTTTTCCTGGATTCACTGGAAATCCTTTGCGAAAAATGGTGAACTGCGTACGAAGGAATTCGAAGATCAAAAATCACAAAATACATTCGTACTAATCGATCGCGCAGTACAGAAAAACTTTGATGCTGTTGTCGATTACACGGCGTCTTATATAAAGAAAATTATAAAAAAACAGGGCGATGTTTCATTTTTAAGTGTAGGGGTTGACCGGTATTTTACGCCAGTAATTAAAACGGGCAAACAATATGAAAAAGTGCTGCAGCATTTGGCGACGGTCGAACCGGATGCGCAGTTTGGCGTCGAACGATTATTATTTGAAGAACAGAAAATGATGAGCCGCTCCGTTGTTGTCATTTTAACAGGTGAAATGACCCCCGATCTGCAGGAAGTACTGAATGCAGGAACGAAATATGCACGTAAAATTATATGCTTTGTTGTAAGTGATCAAAAAAATCCGGTTCCGCATATAAGTCAAAATAATGAAGTGCATTATATCGGGATGGACGAGTTGCAGCGGACATATTCGGAGGTGAAGCACGCATGA
- a CDS encoding AAA family ATPase, whose amino-acid sequence MNEQIEGIIRNIEKVMIGKREIAELSIVSLLAGGHVLLEDVPGVGKTMMVRALSKSLGASFKRIQFTPDLLPSDVIGVSIYNPKSLQFEFRPGPIVGNIVLADEINRTSPKTQAALLESMEEGSITVDGETIQLPKPFFVMATQNPIEYEGTYPLPEAQLDRFLLKIKMGYPTKEEEIEVLNRAERSVPIDDLFPVLTIDELNDLREQVKQVHVENNIKEYIVSIAQHTRHHENVYLGVSPRASIALMRAAQSYAFMKGRDYVIPDDIQYLAKFVFGHRIILKPETRYEGITEEKVIESVLRHIHVPVKRYVQ is encoded by the coding sequence ATGAATGAGCAGATCGAAGGAATAATCAGAAACATCGAAAAAGTTATGATAGGAAAAAGAGAGATTGCCGAGCTAAGTATTGTTTCACTATTAGCAGGGGGGCATGTATTACTGGAAGACGTACCGGGTGTCGGGAAAACGATGATGGTGCGTGCGCTTTCAAAGTCTTTAGGTGCAAGTTTTAAACGTATTCAATTTACACCGGATTTACTACCATCTGATGTAATTGGCGTTTCAATATATAATCCGAAATCATTGCAGTTTGAATTCCGTCCGGGACCGATTGTCGGCAATATTGTATTGGCAGATGAAATTAACCGGACATCACCAAAAACACAGGCCGCTTTATTGGAAAGTATGGAAGAGGGGTCTATTACGGTAGACGGTGAAACAATTCAACTGCCGAAACCGTTTTTTGTAATGGCAACACAAAACCCGATTGAATATGAAGGGACATACCCGCTTCCGGAAGCGCAGCTGGACCGATTTTTACTGAAAATAAAAATGGGCTATCCGACGAAGGAAGAGGAAATTGAAGTGTTGAATCGGGCCGAAAGATCAGTACCGATTGATGACCTTTTCCCGGTATTAACGATTGATGAGTTAAACGATTTGAGGGAACAGGTAAAACAAGTACATGTAGAAAATAATATTAAAGAATATATCGTGTCGATCGCCCAGCATACACGTCATCACGAAAATGTGTATTTAGGTGTGAGTCCCCGTGCTTCCATCGCATTAATGCGTGCCGCGCAAAGCTACGCCTTTATGAAAGGGAGAGATTATGTTATCCCGGATGATATTCAATATTTAGCGAAATTCGTTTTCGGCCACCGCATTATTTTAAAACCAGAAACACGCTATGAAGGAATTACGGAAGAAAAAGTGATTGAAAGTGTTCTTCGTCATATCCATGTTCCTGTTAAAAGGTATGTACAGTAA
- the nadE gene encoding ammonia-dependent NAD(+) synthetase: MLQQQIIEELKVQPTIDVEQEIRKSIDFLKEYAKHHPFLKGFVLGISGGQDSTLTGKLAQMAVNELNEEAGDSVYSFWAVRLPYGKQFDEKDCQDALDFIQPSEVYTVNIKNAVDASVNALSEAGITLSDFAKGNEKARERMKVQYSIAAANDGVVLGTDHAAEAVTGFYTKYGDGGTDLMPIFRLNKRQGRAILKHLNCPVHLYEKVPTADLEENRPALPDEVALGVTYEQIDDYLEGKEIPEQAREKLEGHYLRSMHKRHMPITIFDNFWKQ, from the coding sequence ATGTTGCAGCAACAAATTATTGAAGAGTTAAAAGTACAGCCGACAATCGATGTAGAACAGGAAATCCGAAAGTCCATTGATTTTTTGAAGGAATATGCGAAACATCATCCTTTCCTAAAAGGATTTGTGCTCGGTATAAGCGGCGGGCAAGACTCCACTTTAACGGGTAAGCTTGCTCAGATGGCTGTCAATGAACTAAATGAAGAAGCGGGAGACTCTGTTTACTCGTTCTGGGCGGTAAGATTACCTTACGGCAAGCAATTCGATGAGAAAGATTGCCAAGATGCACTCGATTTCATCCAGCCTTCAGAAGTGTATACAGTTAATATTAAAAATGCTGTAGATGCAAGTGTAAACGCACTTTCGGAAGCAGGAATAACGTTGAGTGATTTTGCAAAAGGAAACGAAAAAGCACGTGAAAGAATGAAAGTACAATATTCGATTGCAGCAGCAAATGATGGCGTCGTACTCGGCACGGATCATGCTGCAGAAGCTGTAACAGGCTTTTATACGAAGTATGGTGATGGCGGTACGGATTTAATGCCGATTTTCCGTTTGAATAAACGTCAAGGTCGTGCGATTTTAAAACATTTAAACTGTCCTGTCCATTTATATGAAAAAGTTCCAACTGCAGATTTAGAGGAAAACCGTCCTGCATTGCCGGATGAAGTTGCACTTGGTGTGACGTACGAGCAAATTGATGATTATTTGGAAGGTAAGGAAATCCCGGAGCAGGCACGTGAGAAGCTTGAAGGGCATTACTTGCGCTCGATGCATAAACGACATATGCCGATTACAATTTTCGATAATTTCTGGAAACAATAA